In the Candidatus Binatia bacterium genome, one interval contains:
- the purE gene encoding 5-(carboxyamino)imidazole ribonucleotide mutase, with protein MLPLVGIIMGSRSDWETLSHAADTLDELGIPYEVRVVSAHRTPDLLFEYAASAEARGLEVIIAGAGGAAHLPGMTAAKTLLPVLGVPVESHALHGLDSLLSIVQMPAGVPVGTLAIGKAGAINAALLAAAIVANRHPEFRAALQKHREEQTSAVLRHPDPRKPE; from the coding sequence ATGCTGCCGTTGGTCGGAATCATCATGGGGTCTCGGTCCGATTGGGAGACGTTGTCGCACGCTGCCGACACGCTTGACGAACTGGGCATTCCCTACGAGGTGCGCGTTGTGTCCGCGCACCGCACGCCAGATTTACTTTTCGAATACGCGGCGTCGGCAGAAGCCCGCGGGCTGGAAGTGATTATCGCCGGTGCTGGTGGTGCTGCGCATCTCCCGGGAATGACCGCGGCGAAAACGCTCCTTCCCGTGCTGGGGGTTCCCGTAGAATCCCATGCGCTTCACGGCCTCGACTCTTTGCTGTCCATCGTGCAAATGCCGGCCGGTGTACCGGTTGGCACGCTGGCCATCGGCAAGGCTGGCGCCATCAACGCTGCGCTGCTTGCTGCTGCAATCGTTGCCAATCGGCACCCTGAGTTCCGCGCTGCGCTGCAAAAGCACCGAGAGGAACAAACGAGCGCTGTGTTACGCCATCCGGACCCGCGTAAGCCGGAGTGA
- a CDS encoding 5-(carboxyamino)imidazole ribonucleotide synthase: MPVVGVLGAGQLGRMLALAGYPLGLQFRFFDPAPEAPAEDLAERMVASFEDTAALRDFAKQLTVATYEFENVPVSALEEVGRFTRVSPSPQALAVGQDRWREKQCFERAGIPVPPYARVDSRADLERSLAHVGLPAMLKTRTMGYDGKGQAPIRCEADLEEAWRRLGGQPLLLERLVNFEAEVSILAVRSRSGNTVFYPLVENVHGEGILLRSRVPAPCGNAELEQQAREYARAVLEALDYAGVLAIEFFVEGGRLLANEMAPRVHNSGHWTIEGAETSQFENHLRAILDWPLGSTALRGPSVMYNVIGSPPPIERVLAIPGVHLHLYGKSPRPRRKLGHITVTAAEEEILRRRESELATVWVRQAC, from the coding sequence GTGCCAGTTGTCGGTGTTCTGGGTGCCGGCCAGTTGGGGCGCATGCTCGCGCTTGCCGGCTACCCCTTGGGCTTGCAATTCCGCTTTTTTGACCCTGCGCCCGAGGCGCCTGCGGAGGACTTGGCCGAGCGGATGGTGGCCTCGTTTGAAGACACTGCGGCGCTCCGGGATTTTGCAAAGCAGTTGACGGTGGCGACCTACGAATTTGAGAATGTTCCTGTCTCTGCATTAGAAGAGGTTGGTCGCTTTACGCGCGTTAGCCCTTCACCGCAGGCGCTCGCTGTTGGCCAAGATCGTTGGCGCGAAAAGCAATGCTTCGAGCGAGCGGGGATCCCGGTTCCGCCATATGCGCGGGTAGACAGCCGCGCGGATTTGGAACGGAGCCTAGCGCATGTTGGTCTCCCGGCCATGCTCAAAACGCGAACCATGGGCTACGATGGCAAGGGTCAGGCACCGATCCGCTGCGAAGCAGACCTTGAAGAAGCATGGCGTCGTTTAGGGGGGCAGCCGTTGCTCCTGGAACGGCTGGTGAACTTCGAGGCCGAGGTTTCCATCCTTGCTGTGCGCAGTCGCAGCGGGAACACGGTCTTTTATCCGCTGGTCGAAAATGTTCATGGCGAGGGCATCTTGCTGCGGTCGCGGGTTCCAGCGCCGTGCGGCAATGCAGAACTCGAACAACAAGCCCGGGAATATGCTCGAGCAGTGTTAGAAGCGCTGGACTACGCCGGCGTCCTGGCGATCGAGTTCTTTGTCGAAGGTGGCCGCTTGTTGGCAAACGAGATGGCCCCACGGGTGCACAACTCCGGGCACTGGACGATCGAGGGCGCGGAAACGAGCCAATTCGAAAATCATCTCCGTGCGATCTTGGATTGGCCCCTCGGCAGTACGGCACTCCGCGGTCCCAGCGTGATGTACAACGTGATTGGTTCTCCGCCTCCAATCGAGCGGGTCTTGGCCATCCCGGGGGTTCACCTGCACCTTTACGGGAAGTCCCCGCGGCCGCGACGGAAGCTGGGCCACATTACAGTCACTGCCGCCGAGGAAGAAATCCTTAGGCGGCGCGAATCGGAGCTGGCCACGGTGTGGGTTAGGCAAGCTTGCTGA
- a CDS encoding lysophospholipid acyltransferase family protein: MKDYFEYWLLRAAYGFLAVLPRPWAIAVGAAFGHLVYWLAWPLRTIALGHLALAFPQRTPKEHRAILQACARNLGRMAAEVAHFHKLNRENVGDYVRIDEPALWREVVARQDGRGLIVLTAHFGNWELLAYFHGLMGVPVTLIHRPMRNKLVNDWLVRLRGRAGTRSIEKKAAAREALRILREGGILAIPADQNQRYSFGVFVDFFGIPACTTTGPVRLAQHSGARIVPVFLRRVGESSKHVVEVWPPVELVETGDPQADLVENTQRCSRILEEMIRRYPEQWIWFHRRWKTRPPMEQSQQWTPTQAPGANVHAQNRSRETTTDDVVANRVVV, from the coding sequence GTGAAAGACTACTTCGAGTACTGGTTGCTGCGCGCAGCCTACGGGTTTCTCGCAGTATTGCCGCGCCCCTGGGCGATTGCTGTCGGAGCGGCGTTTGGTCACTTGGTTTACTGGCTAGCGTGGCCCCTCCGAACGATCGCTCTCGGTCACTTGGCGCTGGCTTTCCCGCAGCGAACACCGAAGGAACACCGCGCGATTCTTCAGGCTTGTGCGCGAAACTTAGGCCGGATGGCGGCGGAAGTAGCGCATTTTCACAAGCTCAACCGCGAAAACGTTGGGGACTATGTACGCATCGACGAGCCAGCGCTTTGGCGGGAGGTGGTCGCGCGTCAGGACGGCCGTGGCCTAATCGTCCTGACGGCGCACTTTGGTAATTGGGAGTTGCTTGCGTACTTTCACGGACTCATGGGTGTGCCGGTCACGCTAATCCACCGGCCGATGCGTAACAAACTTGTCAATGATTGGCTCGTACGGTTACGGGGTCGTGCGGGAACGCGCTCGATCGAGAAGAAGGCTGCTGCCAGAGAAGCATTACGGATTCTGCGCGAAGGTGGCATCCTGGCGATTCCTGCCGATCAAAATCAACGTTATAGTTTTGGCGTTTTCGTCGACTTCTTCGGCATCCCGGCCTGCACGACAACAGGGCCGGTTCGCCTAGCGCAACACAGCGGGGCGCGGATCGTTCCCGTCTTTTTGCGCAGAGTAGGGGAAAGCAGCAAGCACGTTGTCGAGGTCTGGCCCCCTGTAGAGTTGGTGGAAACTGGCGACCCGCAAGCAGACCTTGTGGAAAACACGCAACGATGCAGCCGGATCCTCGAAGAAATGATTCGGCGCTATCCTGAACAATGGATTTGGTTCCACCGGCGCTGGAAGACCAGACCACCGATGGAGCAGTCTCAGCAGTGGACCCCAACACAGGCGCCAGGTGCGAACGTTCACGCTCAAAACAGAAGCCGAGAGACTACCACTGACGATGTCGTCGCGAATAGGGTCGTTGTGTAG
- the kdsB gene encoding 3-deoxy-manno-octulosonate cytidylyltransferase — translation MPQRIIAVIPARFASSRLPGKPLALIGGKPMIQHVYERVCQVPQLDYVCVATDDERIADAVRAFGGVVVLTSAHHRCGTERVAEVAQKHEAELVLNVQGDMPFVQPRAIQAIAERLQQDPELPMATAKVPITQRQIWESPHVVKVVTDERGLALYFSRSPIPYWRDGQRAGVWGYKHLGIYGFRREFLLRFAGFPPTPLEEAEALEQLRALERGFKIGVVETTDGVGIEVDTLEDLRQAEQALASSLERAPAAVASRVEKR, via the coding sequence ATGCCACAACGCATAATCGCGGTCATCCCCGCCCGTTTTGCCTCCTCCCGCCTGCCCGGGAAGCCGTTAGCTTTGATCGGCGGGAAGCCGATGATTCAGCACGTCTACGAACGGGTCTGCCAAGTGCCGCAGCTCGACTACGTTTGCGTCGCAACCGATGATGAGCGCATTGCAGATGCAGTACGGGCGTTCGGTGGAGTTGTCGTGTTAACCAGCGCCCATCACCGTTGCGGAACGGAGCGTGTGGCTGAGGTGGCGCAGAAGCATGAAGCAGAGTTGGTCTTGAACGTTCAGGGCGATATGCCCTTCGTACAACCGCGGGCGATCCAAGCGATTGCCGAGCGACTCCAACAAGACCCCGAACTTCCTATGGCCACCGCAAAAGTTCCGATTACACAACGCCAGATCTGGGAGAGCCCACATGTAGTCAAGGTGGTCACGGACGAACGGGGCCTGGCGTTGTACTTCTCTCGAAGTCCTATTCCTTACTGGCGGGACGGGCAGCGGGCAGGGGTTTGGGGTTACAAGCACCTTGGAATTTACGGCTTTCGGCGGGAGTTTCTCCTACGCTTTGCAGGCTTCCCTCCCACGCCCTTGGAAGAAGCGGAAGCGCTCGAACAACTCCGGGCCCTAGAGCGCGGCTTCAAGATCGGCGTGGTGGAAACTACTGACGGAGTTGGGATCGAAGTCGACACCCTTGAAGACCTCCGCCAAGCGGAACAGGCTCTTGCAAGTAGTCTCGAACGGGCGCCCGCGGCGGTAGCTTCGCGAGTGGAGAAGCGCTAG
- the kdsA gene encoding 3-deoxy-8-phosphooctulonate synthase — protein METVIHVGDLRIGGGAPFVFIGGPCVIESRDSALRHADALRRIAERAGVGVIFKSSFDKANRTSLHSYRGPGIDEGLRILSAVKREVGLPVLTDVHEIGQAQIAAEVVDVLQTPAFLVRQTDFLLDVARAGKPVNVKKGQFLAPWDMGPVVEKLRSVGNEQILVTERGASFGYNNLVVDFRSLVILRELNVAVVFDAGHSVQLPGRQGHASGGQREFIRPLARAAAAVGIDALFLEVHEDPDHALSDGPNSYPLAHLAALLEELREIDARTKESNKSASQRG, from the coding sequence ATGGAGACGGTAATCCACGTCGGGGACCTCCGCATCGGCGGCGGCGCCCCGTTCGTGTTCATTGGCGGTCCCTGTGTGATCGAAAGTCGCGACAGTGCGCTGCGCCATGCCGACGCACTCCGCCGAATTGCGGAGCGCGCCGGCGTAGGGGTGATTTTCAAATCGTCATTCGACAAGGCGAACCGGACTTCCTTGCACTCCTACCGCGGGCCTGGGATCGACGAGGGACTGCGGATTCTGAGCGCGGTGAAACGCGAGGTGGGCCTTCCCGTCCTCACGGACGTGCACGAAATCGGGCAAGCGCAAATTGCGGCTGAAGTGGTGGATGTGTTGCAAACACCGGCGTTTTTGGTGCGCCAAACAGACTTTCTGCTCGACGTCGCTCGGGCTGGCAAACCGGTGAACGTGAAGAAGGGCCAGTTCCTCGCGCCCTGGGATATGGGGCCAGTGGTGGAAAAGCTCCGCAGTGTCGGCAACGAGCAAATTTTAGTTACGGAACGAGGCGCATCGTTTGGGTACAACAACCTGGTGGTCGACTTTCGTTCGTTGGTGATCCTGCGCGAGCTAAACGTCGCGGTGGTTTTCGACGCGGGGCACAGCGTGCAGCTACCGGGCCGGCAGGGCCACGCATCTGGGGGACAGCGCGAGTTTATCCGTCCACTGGCGCGAGCAGCGGCGGCTGTGGGAATCGACGCTTTGTTCCTCGAGGTTCACGAGGACCCCGACCATGCCCTGAGCGACGGTCCCAATTCCTACCCGTTGGCACACTTGGCGGCACTCCTAGAAGAGTTGCGAGAGATCGATGCACGAACCAAAGAAAGCAACAAAAGCGCTAGCCAACGAGGCTGA
- a CDS encoding CTP synthase gives MAKATQRTKFIFVTGGVVSSLGKGLAAASIGALLESRGLRVTICKMDPYINVDPGTMSPFQHGEVYVTEDGAETDLDLGHYERFLSVRMSHKNNFTTGQVYEQVIQNERKGEYLGGTVQVIPHITDEIKRRILAAAEGYDVLIGEVGGTVGDIESLPFLEAIRQFRWDRGRENVLYVHLTLVPYIPTAGEVKTKPTQHSVKELTGLGIQPDILLCRSDRDLDAKIKLKIAHFCNVDENCVITARDVETIYEVPLLLHREGLDERIVEKLNMWTGEPNLAKWTKVVQAIKHPKETVRIAMVGKYVDLADAYKSLHEALIHGGIANDCRVEIDYVDSERIEEEGLPPEVLHADGVLVPMGFGPRGTEGKIAAVRYAREHRVPFLGICFGMQMAVIEFARHVCGLEGANSTEIDERTAHPVIHMMSEQRRVTRKGGTMRLGAYECIVRENSLAHRLYGKRRISERHRHRYEVNNEYRGILQQHGMIFSGLSPDEQLVEMIELDDHPFFLASQFHPEFKSRPSEPHPLFKGFVRAVLQHKAQRMHKPLLAAVTG, from the coding sequence ATGGCGAAGGCGACTCAAAGGACGAAATTCATTTTCGTGACCGGAGGGGTCGTCTCGTCTTTAGGCAAGGGCTTAGCGGCAGCCTCGATCGGCGCGCTGTTAGAAAGCCGAGGCTTGCGCGTCACCATTTGTAAAATGGATCCCTACATCAACGTTGACCCCGGTACGATGAGCCCGTTCCAGCATGGCGAGGTGTATGTCACTGAGGATGGCGCCGAAACGGACTTAGACCTCGGCCATTACGAGCGCTTTCTCTCTGTGCGGATGTCGCACAAGAACAACTTCACCACCGGTCAGGTGTACGAGCAGGTCATCCAAAACGAGAGGAAGGGCGAGTATCTCGGTGGCACCGTGCAAGTGATCCCCCACATCACCGATGAAATTAAGCGGCGGATCTTGGCGGCCGCCGAGGGCTACGATGTGTTGATTGGCGAGGTAGGCGGCACGGTGGGCGACATCGAGAGTTTGCCGTTTCTCGAAGCGATCCGTCAGTTCCGTTGGGACCGCGGGCGTGAAAATGTTTTGTACGTCCACCTCACGCTCGTCCCCTACATCCCCACTGCGGGAGAGGTAAAAACCAAGCCGACGCAACACAGCGTGAAGGAGCTTACTGGACTCGGGATTCAACCCGACATTTTGCTGTGCCGGAGCGACCGGGACTTAGACGCGAAGATCAAACTCAAGATCGCCCACTTCTGCAACGTTGACGAAAACTGCGTCATTACCGCTCGCGATGTGGAGACAATTTACGAGGTGCCGTTGCTGCTCCACCGCGAAGGCTTGGACGAGAGAATTGTCGAAAAGCTTAACATGTGGACGGGGGAGCCGAATCTCGCCAAGTGGACCAAGGTGGTCCAAGCGATCAAGCATCCGAAGGAAACGGTCCGCATCGCCATGGTGGGTAAGTATGTGGATCTTGCGGATGCGTACAAAAGCCTGCATGAGGCGTTGATCCACGGCGGCATTGCCAACGATTGCCGAGTCGAGATCGACTATGTCGATTCGGAACGAATCGAAGAAGAAGGGCTGCCACCAGAGGTTCTGCACGCCGACGGGGTGCTCGTGCCAATGGGGTTTGGACCGCGTGGCACGGAAGGAAAGATTGCCGCTGTGCGTTACGCCCGCGAGCACCGGGTGCCGTTTTTAGGCATTTGCTTCGGCATGCAAATGGCGGTGATCGAATTTGCTCGTCATGTTTGCGGGCTCGAGGGCGCGAATTCTACGGAAATTGACGAACGAACTGCGCATCCGGTGATTCACATGATGAGCGAGCAGCGCCGTGTCACCCGCAAGGGTGGGACCATGCGCTTGGGAGCGTACGAGTGCATCGTTCGCGAGAATTCCTTAGCGCATCGCCTGTACGGGAAGCGCCGCATTAGCGAACGGCACCGGCACCGCTACGAGGTGAACAACGAGTATCGAGGAATTTTGCAGCAACATGGGATGATCTTCAGTGGACTGTCACCCGACGAGCAGCTTGTGGAGATGATCGAACTCGACGATCACCCGTTCTTCCTGGCCAGCCAGTTCCACCCCGAGTTCAAATCGCGCCCGTCCGAGCCGCACCCGCTGTTTAAAGGGTTCGTGCGCGCCGTCCTGCAGCACAAGGCGCAAAGGATGCACAAGCCGTTATTGGCTGCAGTCACAGGATGA
- a CDS encoding ferritin-like domain-containing protein, producing the protein MNSVDHRLVLLMSYYRDAELRGANLLFRLLSHLDDPESQTKLSLHLADETRHAWLWTKRIKDLGGEPVKVDDGYQRRIGLRAVPRNLIDILALTVVVEERAFQRYQEHAKRPDVDPETRAVLHEVTKDEKWHIAWVRNKLEELARKNGAEEQMQAALARYQEIDRLAYEELLAKEREVFGSSPNA; encoded by the coding sequence ATGAACTCGGTGGACCATCGTCTGGTCTTGCTCATGAGTTATTACCGGGATGCAGAACTGCGCGGTGCAAACCTGCTCTTTCGGCTGCTGTCACATCTGGACGATCCGGAATCGCAAACAAAGCTCTCCCTCCATCTCGCAGACGAGACGCGCCACGCCTGGCTGTGGACCAAGCGGATCAAGGACCTCGGGGGCGAACCGGTAAAGGTTGATGACGGATACCAACGACGCATTGGCTTGCGAGCTGTCCCGCGAAACTTGATCGACATCTTGGCTTTGACCGTGGTCGTGGAGGAGCGCGCCTTTCAGCGATATCAGGAGCACGCAAAACGGCCGGACGTGGACCCCGAAACTCGTGCTGTGTTGCACGAGGTCACCAAGGACGAGAAATGGCACATTGCGTGGGTGCGCAACAAACTCGAGGAGCTTGCCCGCAAAAACGGCGCAGAAGAGCAGATGCAAGCCGCCTTGGCGCGCTACCAGGAAATCGATCGTCTTGCGTACGAGGAACTGCTCGCCAAAGAACGGGAAGTGTTTGGTTCGTCCCCCAACGCGTAA
- a CDS encoding KpsF/GutQ family sugar-phosphate isomerase has translation MHEPKKATKALANEAEAAIARGRRVLHIEADAVRTVADRLDVRFAQAVDLLAACRGKIVVTGMGKSGIICRKIAATLSSTGSPAVFLHAAEAVHGDAGVFVKDDTVLALSYSGETEEVLRLLPIVKRLALPLVAMTGNLHSTLAKAADVALDVGVAEEACPLGLAPTASTTASLALGDALAVALLERRGFRAEDFAVLHPAGALGRRFLRVEDLMHTGEAVPRVHPDAPFRDVLTEITKKRLGITAVVDDRDRLVGVITDGDLRRALERIENVREVTAAKIMTTRPKVIHREALAAHAVAEMERHSITALFITDEPGAELIGVIHLHDLLKAGVV, from the coding sequence ATGCACGAACCAAAGAAAGCAACAAAAGCGCTAGCCAACGAGGCTGAGGCTGCGATCGCCCGGGGGCGCCGCGTGCTGCACATCGAGGCGGATGCGGTGCGGACCGTGGCAGATCGGTTAGATGTGCGCTTTGCACAGGCGGTGGATCTTCTTGCAGCGTGTCGTGGGAAAATCGTCGTGACCGGAATGGGCAAGTCGGGCATCATCTGCCGCAAGATTGCGGCAACACTCAGCAGCACGGGCTCGCCCGCTGTGTTCTTGCACGCCGCCGAAGCGGTACATGGCGACGCAGGAGTGTTCGTGAAGGACGATACCGTGTTGGCGCTCTCGTACAGCGGGGAAACCGAGGAGGTCTTGCGTTTGCTCCCGATCGTGAAGCGTTTGGCTCTTCCCCTCGTCGCCATGACCGGTAATTTGCATTCAACCTTGGCGAAGGCCGCGGACGTTGCCCTCGATGTGGGCGTGGCGGAGGAGGCTTGCCCTCTAGGACTCGCACCCACCGCAAGCACGACTGCGTCATTGGCTCTCGGCGACGCCTTGGCAGTTGCCTTACTGGAGCGGCGTGGCTTCCGAGCAGAGGACTTTGCGGTGCTCCATCCGGCCGGCGCGTTGGGCCGACGATTCCTTCGTGTCGAAGACCTCATGCATACTGGCGAGGCGGTACCAAGGGTCCACCCGGATGCCCCGTTTCGTGACGTGCTGACCGAGATCACGAAGAAGCGGCTCGGCATCACTGCAGTCGTCGACGACCGCGACCGACTGGTGGGCGTCATCACGGACGGAGATTTGCGCCGTGCCCTCGAACGGATCGAGAACGTTCGTGAAGTAACTGCCGCTAAGATTATGACGACCCGCCCCAAGGTCATTCACAGGGAGGCTCTGGCCGCTCATGCCGTTGCCGAGATGGAGCGCCATTCCATTACGGCCTTGTTCATCACCGACGAGCCCGGAGCCGAACTCATTGGCGTCATCCACCTCCATGATTTACTTAAAGCTGGGGTGGTGTGA
- a CDS encoding proline--tRNA ligase gives MRYRRTFIPTLKQDPADAEVISHRLMVRAGMIRQVARGIYNFLPFGLRVVRKVEQIVREEMNRAGAQEILMPTICPAELWQESGRWDKYGKELLRIKDRYERDFCYGPTHEEVVTDIVRREVRSYRELPINLYQIQVKFRDEVRPRFGLMRGREFIMKDAYSFHVDQADCRREYEHMANTYRRIFARCGLETRQVESDTGAIGGTLAHEFHVLAESGEDAIVSCDHCDYAANVEKAEIAPPPLDTAGGGTGKPHKVRTPGKRSVEEVAAFLAVPPEQFIKTLIYLTSRGDYVAVLVRGDHEVSEAKLRSLLGADWVQLADAEAVQRLTGAEVGFAGPFGLSIETWADWWIRPLHDAVTGANESDYHFVHVDVARDLSGLRYADLRAAHAGDPCPRCHEGHFRSFRGIEVGNIFYLGTKYSAPMKATFLDAKGEERPMEMGCYGIGITRTAAAAIEQHHDEDGIIWPLSIAPAHVHIVPVAWNDDRQRTVAEQLHDELEAQGIEVLLDDREERAGVKFKDADLLGLPFRVTIGGKGLDRGVVEIKQRSDRSPQEVNVGDVVNVLVRSVRDGLAAVIDKA, from the coding sequence GTGCGTTATCGTCGGACGTTCATTCCCACACTGAAGCAAGACCCGGCGGATGCCGAGGTGATTAGCCACCGCCTCATGGTGCGAGCCGGGATGATCCGTCAAGTGGCGCGGGGCATTTACAACTTCCTGCCGTTTGGCCTGCGTGTGGTGCGGAAAGTAGAGCAAATCGTGCGCGAGGAAATGAATCGCGCTGGCGCTCAAGAGATCTTGATGCCGACGATTTGCCCGGCTGAACTGTGGCAGGAAAGTGGCCGTTGGGACAAATACGGGAAAGAGCTCCTGCGCATCAAAGACCGGTACGAACGGGACTTTTGCTACGGCCCGACGCACGAAGAGGTGGTTACCGACATTGTTCGTCGCGAGGTGCGCTCCTACCGCGAGTTGCCCATCAATCTTTACCAAATTCAGGTCAAGTTTCGTGACGAGGTTCGTCCGCGCTTTGGCCTCATGCGAGGCCGCGAGTTCATCATGAAGGACGCATACTCTTTTCATGTTGACCAAGCAGACTGCCGCCGCGAATACGAGCACATGGCGAACACCTACCGCCGCATCTTCGCCCGTTGCGGCTTGGAAACCCGGCAAGTCGAGTCCGACACCGGCGCCATTGGCGGCACGCTGGCGCACGAGTTCCACGTGCTCGCGGAATCCGGCGAGGACGCCATCGTAAGCTGTGACCATTGCGACTACGCTGCCAACGTCGAGAAGGCGGAAATTGCGCCACCCCCGCTAGACACCGCAGGCGGGGGCACGGGAAAGCCGCACAAGGTACGCACGCCAGGGAAACGCTCGGTGGAAGAAGTTGCCGCGTTCTTGGCAGTCCCTCCGGAGCAGTTCATCAAGACGCTGATTTATCTCACCAGCCGCGGGGATTATGTCGCCGTTTTGGTGCGCGGCGACCATGAAGTCAGTGAAGCGAAGCTGCGAAGCTTGCTCGGCGCCGATTGGGTGCAACTCGCCGACGCTGAGGCTGTGCAACGACTGACCGGAGCCGAAGTTGGATTTGCGGGGCCGTTTGGCTTGTCGATTGAGACCTGGGCGGACTGGTGGATCCGCCCGCTGCACGACGCCGTAACTGGGGCGAACGAGTCGGACTACCACTTTGTGCACGTCGATGTGGCCCGCGACCTTTCTGGGCTCCGCTACGCAGACCTGCGAGCGGCACACGCCGGCGACCCTTGTCCGCGCTGCCACGAGGGGCATTTTCGGAGTTTTCGGGGCATAGAAGTCGGAAACATTTTCTACTTGGGCACGAAGTACAGCGCTCCGATGAAGGCTACCTTCCTCGATGCCAAGGGCGAAGAACGACCGATGGAAATGGGCTGTTACGGCATCGGCATTACCCGCACGGCGGCCGCCGCGATCGAACAACACCATGACGAGGATGGGATCATTTGGCCGCTTTCGATCGCCCCCGCGCATGTGCACATCGTGCCCGTAGCGTGGAACGACGACCGGCAGCGCACAGTGGCAGAACAGCTACACGACGAGCTGGAAGCTCAAGGCATCGAAGTGCTGCTGGATGATCGGGAGGAACGTGCGGGGGTGAAGTTCAAAGACGCGGATTTGCTCGGCCTGCCCTTCCGCGTGACCATTGGAGGGAAAGGGCTGGATCGCGGCGTCGTGGAAATCAAGCAACGCAGCGACCGGTCGCCTCAAGAAGTCAATGTTGGGGACGTGGTCAACGTGCTGGTTCGTTCGGTTCGCGACGGGCTGGCCGCGGTGATTGACAAGGCATGA
- a CDS encoding lipid A biosynthesis acyltransferase, protein MSWSRRLSLQWPGLRRRWKSLKGVLLVAAVRGALRLLDLLTLEAALKLGERLGEVAYYLLRSSRRLALEHLKYAFGKQLSHSMRERIARAAFANFGRAFCEVAKIDTIRGRSAELFELEGDQHLETVLRSGQGCIAVTGHIGNWELLAAYFAWRGIPVSAVARRLYVPRLHRMVVEWRRKQGVETIVRESPDSARAILRVLKRNGVLAMLIDQDTHVPSISVPFFGRLARTPVAAAALAVRRELPVLPVFIQRNGSIGWRIRVRPPLYPDSSLAPAERVRELTKAINNALEQQIRANPAEWVWWHRRWRRGPMPNLDPDATFQYEAAAKLG, encoded by the coding sequence ATGAGCTGGTCGCGTCGCCTTTCCTTGCAGTGGCCGGGCTTGCGTCGGCGTTGGAAGTCTTTGAAAGGTGTCTTGCTCGTTGCCGCGGTGCGGGGAGCGTTGCGGCTTCTGGACCTCTTGACTCTCGAAGCTGCCTTGAAACTTGGAGAGCGCCTCGGTGAGGTGGCGTACTACCTTCTGCGATCCAGCCGCCGCCTAGCTCTGGAACACTTAAAGTATGCCTTTGGCAAGCAGCTCTCGCACTCCATGCGGGAGCGGATCGCGCGTGCAGCGTTCGCCAATTTTGGCCGAGCATTTTGCGAAGTGGCAAAGATCGATACGATCCGCGGGCGATCCGCGGAGCTATTCGAGTTGGAAGGAGATCAACACCTGGAAACGGTGTTGCGCTCCGGCCAGGGTTGCATCGCGGTGACCGGCCACATTGGAAATTGGGAGCTATTGGCAGCCTATTTTGCGTGGCGCGGCATTCCGGTATCGGCTGTGGCGCGTCGACTGTACGTTCCGCGGCTCCACCGCATGGTGGTGGAATGGCGACGCAAGCAAGGGGTCGAAACCATTGTTCGCGAGAGCCCCGACTCGGCTCGTGCCATCTTGCGGGTGCTGAAGCGAAACGGTGTCCTCGCCATGTTGATCGACCAGGATACGCACGTTCCTTCGATCTCCGTGCCGTTTTTCGGCAGGCTCGCGCGCACTCCGGTGGCGGCCGCGGCACTGGCCGTGCGGCGCGAATTGCCAGTCCTGCCAGTGTTCATTCAGCGAAACGGCAGCATTGGTTGGCGCATAAGAGTGCGCCCACCCCTGTATCCGGACTCGTCCTTGGCTCCCGCGGAGCGTGTGCGCGAGCTCACAAAAGCGATCAACAATGCCCTGGAGCAACAAATCCGTGCCAACCCAGCCGAGTGGGTTTGGTGGCACCGGCGCTGGCGCCGAGGGCCGATGCCAAACCTTGACCCTGACGCAACGTTCCAATATGAGGCTGCTGCCAAGCTCGGTTGA